CAGATATTAATTGTAACATGAGATTAATAGTAAACAAGtgggacaacaacaaaaaatttaatATGTGTCAAAGGATTGGATTTGTGCATTAAGCCTAGCAGTGTAAATATAGCATTGTTGTTATGATTAGCTGAGTTCCTAACAGCACCTATAGGCTTATTCTGCATCTTATTTAACACTGGgttatgttaaaggtgcactatttatttatgtatttatttttgctaattgctaaagTGTTACAGATGaagaaattaatagtatttttgaaatatgtttaaaatgatgtacacgcACATGAGATTAAGAATAGTCATATCAGTGTTTTAAGATGATTTAtactgttttattttactttgtgcAGCAAGCACATCCATGAGCACTACCATGTTCAGATCAGGCCAGATCAGATCAAGTCTTCAAAAAACATAATCCATCCACACTGTTAGGCTTCTAAGATCACTGGACGAAGAACTAGTTACTTGGTGCACCTTTAATTTGTTTGGCTATGCTTAATTTACTTGTTGAAAAGATAACTTGTAAGACAATTCTGCTTTGCCATCTGTCTGCTCCTGAATCTCTTACTCTTTACAGCACTGTAATCATGGAGGGAAGATATGGAGAAGTTCTCAGTCTACTCACTTTAAATAAGTTCCCTGCACAGTACAGCAAGTCAGAACAGCAATATTTGTCTATTTTCTAGGTGAGTGAATGTGACCAATGCCAATGAGTGGGAAAACCTCTTATAGTAGACAGTGAGCTGGAGAGTATTCAGGTATGTATGCCCTTGAGTTGCTaatgtatttactttattttaaatatacagaTTTGTGATTTGagaacttaaatatttttttctgcttgCCATAAATTTTTTTTAGGTCTCCTCAGTCTGGGAATTGCTAGGAATTGATCTGACAGGGTCACTGCCCAAAACAGTTGATGGACATGCGTAAATATTAACAATCACTGCTTATTTCTCAAAGTGGGTAGACGCTTTCCCTTTGAAATCCAAATCTGCAGTGGAAATTTCAAGGCACCTGTGTTCTGTAATTTACAGACACGGTTACCCAGTCAGGATTATATCTGATCAAGGAAGAGAGTTTGTTAATGAGGTGAGTCAAAATACAAGAACTATTATAGTGCCAAATTCTCTCTGCATATCAGTGATCTACCAACACATTTATTAAGGCGGGTAGTTCATTCTGATGGGTATCTCAAGCTGACAAGGCGTGCTACCCctgtttttacatcatttattaaagtGGTTTTAATATAAATAGTAGCTCATTCTGAGAAAGAAGCACATTTTGTTAGACAATATGACAGCTTGTGCAACCAGTAGCACATCCTGAGCGGGTAGGacagattgtcagaacaccggcccaatttaacccctgagtAGTACTTCTCAGCACTGCCTACTGTAACACCCTCCTCAACTAATACGAATATGTGCTCTCCAGAAGTTGTGtagcagccagccaatcagattggaactggGGATTTTATGCAGCTATTGACATTTTCATGTACAATCAGACAGCCAGTGAACGGACTGTGGACGTGCTGTCTGAggcaaccaaaaaacaaaaaaaaaaaacatccaatcaaCAAGTAACTTTTTTTGTACACCTACTATGGTAATTGCacggtattctttgaagtacataGAAGTGAATGTGATAACCACTCATTGCCACTGTATTACAATCTGATACATAACGCCGCAGTACTTTTCAAAAGCAGTTATGAACACATACAATAAAGTTTCTGGCAAGATCTCTGAGCTACACATTCAAGTCCGTCACTATAAACGTTTAGGACAGTCAGTGATTTGCTTAAAAGATTCATCTTTTCCTAACGCTGAATGATGTTATCATCAAAGACAAGACTGCTTTAAGCGTTATGCAACTAGCACAAGCTCTTATTAAATCAAAGCGCAGCGTTATACCACTAGCAATGTGTGCTCGCGAAAAAGCAAGTGTGCTTATATGCATCAATCGTGTTCAGTAAATGTCACCATTATTGATTAAATTTAATGAATCCACTTGTCCAGCTCACCTTTGTTGCAGAAGCTTATTATCTCCGGAAATGTGCGAGCTGTACAAAGTATATGAAACGGAACGGGTGCATCATGGGAGTTGTAGTTCATTTGCTTTCGGACAGGGATGTGATTTTTCATCTTTGTGAATGTGCTCACTGTCGAAATTCACGctgagaaaaataataataataataataataataataataattataaaccaaaagtgagtggtgactgataGCATATAAAAAGTTAATATAGATATTAAGGAACATGGATTGAGATAAATCACTCTAAAAGCTTATCCAATTTATCATATGTTGCCGACACTGGCAAACAAGTGACACATTAAGTCTCTAGTCATTTCTGGtgcaaaaataatgtaaataacttATAAATATGACTTATTTTGAGAAACTTGTCACAAATACCCCTCTTGGCAAATTATTATACTCTAAATGATTGAATAAATTCAGTGTAGTTGCAAAACTGAAAATGTCCAGCTGATCACAAAGCATTTTCTGAATAGAGCTCCTAAAAAGGTACATAAAATAACTATAAAGGTATATAAAATATCTATACAACATAGCTGAAACagtaaatattaatgaatggcaCTTAAATTCACAGTAAACAGTAAATCTCCAATGCATTTTAAAGTTGAGACAATGTAACATTCCCATCTGACAGCAGACTGGCTATTACTAATTGATAAATTCCTTTTGGGGTCCTGAAAGATGCAGCAATGTAATGAACCTAATAAACAATTAACtgctgttaatttatttttattgagaaacaaacaaatgttaaagacaatttcattaaacaaaaatacatataAGATCAACTTTATGAAGGAAAATCAATGAAGTGAAATTACATCTCTCGTTCACACTAGGCAGCAAGTGACAAATTAGTCTCTAGTGACTTCTGGTCCAGACTGAATGTGCATAAAAACATCTAAATCTGATTTAGAATAACTCAGGTTTTAATTTACAGCCTTTTGCCATTTAAACAGCACGGAGTATACAAAGGCCAGACCAAGCAAACAGAGGTCCTTATTTCCAGACGAGAAGAGCTGAGGAAAAGCTGTTTCAAATAATACCCACCCTGTCACCACACGTCCAATCGATACTCAATTTGAGCAACATTTAACTCACTAGGGAGTGAAGACCAAACCCTGAACAAAATAGCCATCTGTTGACTACAAAAGCTTTTTGCATATTGCAACGTATTGGTACAAAGTGGCAGATTtcaaatttttaatatttaaatgtatatcatATTTAAAAACAGATGGATTCAATGCATATGTGCACATGCATAAACGTGCATATTCCAAGAAAAATAGCCAACAAAAGATGACTGGATCACTGTAGAGCATTCATCATAACCTGTGCTTGTTTGAGTTCtggaaaacaaagaaacataagACTGTTATTTACAACCACAACACAAAGGGTTTTATTTATCCCAGGAGGGAAAAGGaaatgacatgtttttgtgtaaatgcattaatattttgtGTGATCTTCCATGCATAAAAATAACCAATAATCCTTCATACCTGTTAACAGTACTCTGAACTTGTCAGCAGTGATTGAGACAACAGTGGTCTCTGTGGAGTCTGTCTCGGGGTTTTGAGCCTGAAGCCTGAGCTGTACTGTGGGCTCATTCACTTCCTTTAGCTCACTTGAGCTCAGAGTGTAATCCACCCTCCAATTCACAGCTTCCAGATGACCCACTAACACATGGAGAAAATCAGGATGTTACAATTAGCTAGCTCTTTTCTTGCTTCTAAATCATTTAAAGGCccctgaaataaatttttgtagctTTTAGTGCATGCCTGTTAGATTTGAGGACATCAATAACTCCTAAAAAGCAACAAAATAtggaaacataacaaaatattggtaactcatcttgcactcactcattttgtccaataaaaaGCTCTCTACAATAAGAATGTCCCTTTCCCTAGcactgtaatggagccaagtctctgtcatttcaaaataagagtccctggcatgcttgcaccaaatcttaatttttgtggttattatagggattttggttgaataataaactgcttctgggatttgttcattttgaactgTTGTTGcgtctatgtctgtgcccatcttAGTAAGGAAAgaccaagacattttttttttatgctctaTTTATCGATTTTAAAAAACTGTTGGCCtgttaatcggttatcagcattTTTCACCACCTTAGATATTGGTAACAGCTAAATCCATTATCGGTCGAACTCTACTCCTAATACCAGCTACTCCAGACTAGCAGCAGCAAGTTACAATCATGGTTCATCGTTGTGATGTAAACTTAAGGCTCTTGGCTATATATGTCCAGCCACAACTTACTGTTCCAAAAGAAAATGCGTAAACACAGGAAAGGAAATTGCGCTCATCAAGCAATATCATggggactttaaagggatagctcatccaaaaatgaaaattctctcatcatttactcaccctcatgccatcacagatgtggctttcttctgcagaacacaaatgaagatttttagaagaatatctcagctctgtaggtccatacaatgcaagtgaatggtggccagaactttgaagctccaaaagcacataaaggcagtataaaagtaatccataatactccagtggttaactctatatattcagaaggtatgatatgatagatgtgggtgagaaacagatcatttctataaatactatactataaattctcctcccggcccagtaggtggcaatatgctcGAAGAGTGCATACGAAGAAAAGGAAAATGTGAAAGAGGAGACtgattgtaaaaattaaaaaaaggatataaatattgatctgtttctcatccacacttatcatatcgcttctgaagacatggattaaaccattggagtcttctggattactttatgtgtatgcctttgtgatttttgtagcttcaaagttttagtcaccattcacttgcattttatggacctaaagagtggagatattcttctaaaaatcttcatttgtgttctacagaagaaagaaagttacacacatctgggatggcatgaggatgaataaatgatgagagaagtttaatttttgggtgaactattccttcaatgaAACATTCAACATCGATACACAGTTTTACAGCACAAAAGTCTATTTCCATTTTTCGGCGATACTCACAGCGTAGGCTGCTCTCCCTCAGCTTTTCCTGTAGGGCGTTGTGCTTATCCTCATACGATTTACACAATCCTGTGGTGTGCTCTAAAACAAACacatggacactttcattcatagaAATCACAGGGGACCAGTTTCTCATTCACACTAAACAATAGTTCAAGGTTGAGGATCATTTTGAGCACAAATTCAACCTCTAACAGTGCATTTGGTCCAGAGAGAGACTTACTCCATGTCTGGGAAAACATCTAACATTCAATTATGACATCACTAAATTAATATCTAGCTTTTGAGGACCACATAAAATCAAATGTGTGTTCCTAGGCCCACCCATTTATACATAGTTACAGCTGTCTGTCTGAAAAGAGGTTTGGCTTTTCATTACGGCACACAGgaaaattacaggtgcatctcaataaattagaatgtcgtggaaaagttcatttttttcagtaattcaactcaaattgtgaaattcgtgtattaaataaattcaatgcacacagactgaagtagtttaagtctttggttcttttaattgtgatgattttgcctcacatttaacaaaaacccaccaattcactatctcaaataattagaatatggtgacatgccaatcagctaatcaactcaaaacacctgcaaaggtttcctgagccttcaaaatggtctctcagtttggttcactaggctacacaatcatggggaagactgctgatctgacagttgtccagaagacaatcattgacgcccttcacaaggagggtaagccacaaacattcattgccaaagaagctggctgttcacagagtgctgtatccaagcatgttaaaagaaagttgagtggaaggaaaaagtgtggaagaaaaagatgcacaaccaaccaagagaaccgcagccttatgattgtcaagcaaaatcgatttgggtgaacttcacaaggaatggactgaggctggggtcaaggcatcaagagccaccacacacagacatgtcaaggaatttggctacagttgtcgtattcctcttgttaagccactcctgaaccacagacaatgtcagaggcgtcttacctggactaaggagaagaactggactgttgcccagtggtccaaagtcctcttttcagatgagagcaagttttgtatttcatttggaaaccaaggtcctagagtctggaggaagggtggagaagctcatagcccaagttgcttgaagtccagtgttaagtttccacagtctgtgatgatttggggtgcaatgtcatctgctggtgttggtccattgtgttttttgaaaaccaaagtcactgcacccgtttaccaagaaatttgagcacttcatgcttccttctgctgaccagctttttaaagatgcagatttcattttccagcaggatttggcacctgcccacactgccaaaagcaccaaaagctggttaaatgaccatggtgttggtgtgcttgactggccagcaaactcgccagacctgaaccccatagagaatctatggggtattgtcaagaggaaaatgagaaacaagagaccaaaaaatgcagatgagctgaaggccactgtcaaagaaacctgggcttccataccacctcagcagtgccacaaactgatcacctccatgccacgctgaattgaggcagtaattaaagcaaaaggagcccctaccaagtattgagtacatatacagtaaatgaacatactttctagaaggccaacaattcactaaaaaaaattttttttattggtcttatgatgtattctaattttttgagatagtgaattggtgggtttttgttaaatgtgagccaaaatcatcacaattaaaagaaccaaagacttaaactacttcagtctgtgtgcactgaatttatttaatacacgagtttcacaatttgagttgaattactgaaataaatgaacttttccacgacattctaatttattgagatgcacctgtatgtttcaTGTCAGTGTTTGAGATGTGGCCTGGTGGGCAGTGTTGTGCAGTGCAGCTTATGAACGTGATCGAAGTTCAATTTAGGCTCAAAATCATTTGTCGACCTCCTCAACCCATTCTCCTCatagtttttttttgtcagaaatgTCCTTACCTTTAGGCAGGCCAAGCTGCTGTAGTTCACTTGAGAGAGATTCACTGTCTACATCATGCTTTGCAGCATTGGACAGAATAAAGCTCAGCACTGCTATACTGGCCTTGACGTCTCCACTCTCTGAAAGAGCATATAGCAAAATACATAGAGCAAATTCTAGGAAACAGTTCACATCAGGGCCAGGTGTTCATGGGGTGGTGGGGTACCAAATGTAATAATcaacatggaagaaaaaaaaaaaaacatgtcagtggaccactattatgaatactaatgtctatggtggttacggccctgctcATAAATACaagcaaatgttattttatcatcACACACACCACATATTCTGAGCTGTTTACAGCACATGGCACAAAACTGGGTTTTACTCACCAAATTTTGCATCTGACGTTAGTTTTGAAATTTTGTCATACTGAAAACATATAATGCAAAAGTAGTTAGTTAAGTATCCATTTAATAGTAGAGATTGTAAAAATGACCAGCTGTACCCAGTGACGTCTTACATCGATGCCTTCATCGAGCAGATTTTTGATGACTTGCACACACAGGAGTTTCATCTTGACGCTTGACTGTGGAGAAAAAGAACAGATGCTTGATTGTTTTTGTACTGACATGAAGGGAGAACATCATTATAAGTGATTCAAATCGCACTTACTATTCTTGCCAGGGTGCTAATTTCTGCAAGGACCCAATCTGGACAGTCCAGATCTCCACAAAATCGGAACCTCTGTGAAAAAAGGTGTCAAATAAAAtgagtttattcagaatgttcACTTACTTGTATTCTAGCCTATAAGATTAGCGCTAGCCACGGATAAAACTGAAAACCAACAAAAGAGAACGCTGTAccgtttaacatttttttttataaaaggggGAAAAAGTGCACTCTGAAGCGAGAATGAAGTCTACTATCACtttaattataaattagataatttAGTACCATTTTGGCTTGAATTCGAGTAGGTTCGTAAGTCTGCTGTACGGAAAGCCATATAGGACTTGCAACGTCAATTACAAAACGCGAAAAGGCAGGACTTGAGTTTAACACCaacgaatacacacacacatcgaaCAGTCAGAGTCTGGTAGCAATGGGATGCCTTATCTTGAGTGTAAAAGACTCCTGAGGACCATGCATGTAAAAAGGCAACTCTTCTCTGTCGATATCAAAGGGAATTTGGCGTATCATTGGTTTATTTATGGTGCTTGCtttcaatgtgttttttgctctaaaatttcttCTAATCCCAGATTAACTCTGAGACAAGGTAAGACAGAGctgtttaatataaaataaaaagttgtttaaTTGCAACATTTTAACACTATATAaacatattctattctattctattctagaaATGCACAAATGTTGTGTGAAGTagacaataattttatttaaatagccTAATATATAAATGAGGCAATATCTTATTGGCCATTTATTGTATGTGTCTGTGATTTTAGAACATAATCATTATTTATATccaaggttgggagggttacttttaaaaagtattccgctacagattacagaatacatgctgtaaaatataatttgtaacgtattccgttggattactcaaagtcagtaacataatctatatactttggattacttcttaagTACTGgcaaatttttcacttgttttgactataaacaagtaagaaaattcacttaatgtattcactttttttttctttttttgtttttttttttacagaaaaacaatatttaaattctcattaagaataagatttttgcagtacgtCTTttctctaatatcaaaggtcttactagagaaaaaatgttatgctccaacgtgcattttcatcataaatatattggttgtagctttctatatgcagggttggggagtaacgaaatacatgtaacgggattacgtatttaaaatacaaaatataagtaactgtattccaatacagttacaatttaaatcattggtaattagaatacagttacattcaaaaagtattttgattactgaagagattactttgcattttattgtaaattgtttcatttaatatttagtcctttcagatggaaaacatttatacatataaatgatgtgatccaaagtgcatttgaacagcggtgaaacactttcttatgatgtgttacattcatacgagcagacagagaagtaagtttgaagtaagtttggagcagaagaaatagaaataatccttgtgtaaattgtcagctgtatgctaagctaaaatgctatttctagccattttacatgcacattaccaggcacggtcatatttttttttttatcaagaaaattcacgttagatcatcatttcttttttctagtaagacctttgatattagggcaaaaacat
This genomic window from Myxocyprinus asiaticus isolate MX2 ecotype Aquarium Trade chromosome 48, UBuf_Myxa_2, whole genome shotgun sequence contains:
- the LOC127437751 gene encoding COMM domain-containing protein 4-like isoform X3; translation: MKLLCVQVIKNLLDEGIDYDKISKLTSDAKFEFALCILLYALSESGDVKASIAVLSFILSNAAKHDVDSESLSSELQQLGLPKEHTTGLCKSYEDKHNALQEKLRESSLRLGHLEAVNWRVDYTLSSSELKEVNEPTVQLRLQAQNPETDSTETTVVSITADKFRVLLTELKQAQVMMNALQ
- the LOC127437751 gene encoding COMM domain-containing protein 4-like isoform X1, which encodes MRFRFCGDLDCPDWVLAEISTLARISSVKMKLLCVQVIKNLLDEGIDYDKISKLTSDAKFEFALCILLYALSESGDVKASIAVLSFILSNAAKHDVDSESLSSELQQLGLPKEHTTGLCKSYEDKHNALQEKLRESSLRLGHLEAVNWRVDYTLSSSELKEVNEPTVQLRLQAQNPETDSTETTVVSITADKFRVLLTELKQAQVMMNALQ
- the LOC127437751 gene encoding COMM domain-containing protein 4-like isoform X2, with product MRFRFCGDLDCPDWVLAEISTLARISSVKMKLLCVQVIKNLLDEGIDYDKISKLTSDAKFESGDVKASIAVLSFILSNAAKHDVDSESLSSELQQLGLPKEHTTGLCKSYEDKHNALQEKLRESSLRLGHLEAVNWRVDYTLSSSELKEVNEPTVQLRLQAQNPETDSTETTVVSITADKFRVLLTELKQAQVMMNALQ